A window of the Sabethes cyaneus chromosome 1, idSabCyanKW18_F2, whole genome shotgun sequence genome harbors these coding sequences:
- the LOC128744170 gene encoding uncharacterized protein LOC128744170 → MFKIIALLIAVFLIDCQSSPVQSDYRKYLRTKSPQAPGELHVEEVLEVFKTRSRPSAYGVYHPQINAFLANDRFMRRKGSTVSPTTSPRPQLTTVSVPQLDRSPRTTHPTPSGDNVNPDYTFPFKPAITITRYPNYARPAATTTTIIIQEASYEWTTEKAKTTTMTTPENGIEDEPNLEEEDDYQYSDEDYDF, encoded by the coding sequence atgttcaaaatcatcGCTCTCCTCATAGCAGTTTTTTTGATTGACTGCCAATCGTCTCCCGTGCAATCGGACTACCGGAAATACCTTCGAACCAAGAGCCCACAGGCTCCCGGTGAACTGCACGTCGAAGAAGTGCTGGAAGTGTTCAAAACGCGCTCCCGTCCGTCGGCCTACGGAGTGTACCACCCACAGATCAATGCCTTCCTGGCGAATGATCGTTTCATGCGCCGAAAGGGGAGCACGGTCAGCCCGACGACGAGCCCTAGGCCACAGCTCACCACGGTCAGCGTTCCGCAGCTGGACCGAAGCCCTAGGACCACCCATCCAACTCCTAGCGGAGATAACGTGAATCCGGATTATACCTTCCCATTCAAGCCGGCCATTACGATAACCAGGTATCCGAATTACGCACGGCCTGCGGCCACCACGACGACCATCATCATACAGGAGGCAAGCTACGAGTGGACCACCGAGAAAGCgaaaacgacgacgatgacgacgccgGAAAATGGAATCGAGGATGAGCCCAATCTCGAAGAAGAGGATGATTATCAGTACTCCGACGAGGATTACGATTTTTGA